The following coding sequences lie in one Niabella agricola genomic window:
- a CDS encoding peptidylprolyl isomerase, with product MKSRLLICYAGWLLSSCATGRPVPADYKKDVLLRTNYGDMVLRLSDETPLHRDNFIKLVKRRYYKDVLFHRVIQYFMIQSGDPDSRKAPGGKPLGEGGPGYTVPAEFRAGLFHRKGALAAAREGDDVNPLKASSGSQFYIVQGKVWTNGGLDTLEVKRLNGRKIPAAYRQVYTTVGGTPHLDQNYTVFGQLIKGYEVLDQIAAVPTSKAKDRDRPIRNVRILKTKMVKR from the coding sequence GTGAAAAGCCGCCTGCTGATCTGTTATGCGGGCTGGTTATTAAGTAGCTGTGCTACCGGTCGGCCGGTTCCGGCAGATTACAAAAAAGATGTATTGCTGCGTACCAATTATGGGGATATGGTATTGCGGCTGAGCGATGAAACGCCTTTACACCGGGATAATTTTATTAAACTGGTAAAGCGCCGGTATTATAAAGATGTGCTTTTTCACCGGGTGATTCAGTATTTTATGATCCAGTCGGGAGATCCGGATAGTCGTAAGGCACCGGGAGGAAAACCGCTGGGAGAAGGCGGTCCGGGATATACCGTGCCGGCCGAGTTCCGGGCAGGTCTGTTTCACCGGAAAGGTGCCCTGGCTGCAGCGCGGGAGGGCGATGATGTAAATCCCCTGAAAGCCAGTAGTGGCAGCCAGTTTTATATTGTACAGGGGAAGGTATGGACCAATGGAGGATTGGATACGCTTGAAGTAAAACGGCTGAACGGGCGCAAAATCCCCGCGGCGTACCGGCAAGTGTATACAACGGTGGGTGGTACCCCGCACCTCGATCAAAATTATACGGTATTTGGCCAGTTGATAAAAGGGTATGAAGTATTGGACCAGATAGCAGCAGTACCAACCAGTAAAGCCAAAGACCGGGATCGCCCGATCCGGAATGTACGGATCCTGAAAACAAAAATGGTGAAACGGTAA
- a CDS encoding beta-N-acetylhexosaminidase produces the protein MNRIFLTVFAVAFSLLGAAQQPSPSIALIPEPVSVTAQPGIFILPQNVTIGVPENADLGHTYALLKDRIANTGATVQEQKGNGKASINLILNKRTDSRLGDEGYTLSVTPDQVTVKANKPAGLFYGVQTFLQLLPPQIESVERVDGMRLQAPAVEIVDYPKLGWRGLMLDVSRHFFTVDEVKKYIDNMSRFKYNMFHFHLTDDEGWRLQIKSLPKLTEVGAWRVNKVGLFNTFTPPQPDEPKSYGGYYTHEDIKELVAYAKARFINIIPEIDVPGHSLAAIAAYPELSCTEGADKYQVRSGEPIMDWSHGAPPIALIDNTLCPANEKVYGFMDKVMTEVAQLFPFPYIHVGGDEAPHNFWEKSPQVQALMKKEKLKTIPQVQAYFEKRLEKIVNAKGKKLMGWDEILEGGISPTAALMSWRGEQHGIEASKSKHYVVMSPTQFAYIDYMQGDVSTEVPIYASLRLSQTYKFNPVPAGANAKYILGGQANLWTENVYTIRQAEYMTWPRGLAIAESVWSPLEKKDWKKFAAKTEAFFSRFDAAEIKYSPAIYDPIVAVSKKEGAYFVTLTPEIEGLDIYTSFDNSAPDRFYPKYKEPLQIPKDADELRIITYKGKKEIGRQMTIKVADLKKRAK, from the coding sequence ATGAACAGAATTTTCCTGACGGTTTTTGCTGTAGCTTTTTCGTTATTAGGCGCCGCTCAGCAACCATCGCCGTCAATAGCATTGATACCCGAGCCAGTTTCGGTAACCGCACAGCCGGGCATTTTTATATTGCCGCAGAATGTAACCATCGGTGTTCCGGAGAACGCAGACCTGGGGCATACGTATGCACTTTTAAAAGACCGGATCGCCAACACGGGCGCTACAGTACAGGAACAGAAGGGCAATGGAAAGGCTTCCATCAACCTTATACTGAACAAGCGCACGGACAGCCGGCTGGGCGACGAAGGCTATACGCTTTCTGTAACACCGGACCAGGTAACGGTAAAAGCCAATAAGCCGGCCGGGTTGTTTTACGGGGTACAAACATTTTTACAGCTGCTGCCTCCCCAGATCGAAAGCGTGGAACGGGTTGATGGGATGCGGTTGCAGGCGCCAGCCGTTGAAATTGTAGATTACCCGAAATTAGGATGGCGGGGATTGATGCTGGACGTGTCCCGGCACTTTTTTACTGTAGACGAAGTGAAAAAGTACATCGATAACATGTCGCGGTTTAAATATAATATGTTTCATTTTCATCTTACCGACGATGAGGGCTGGAGATTGCAGATTAAAAGCCTGCCCAAACTTACAGAAGTGGGTGCATGGCGGGTGAATAAAGTGGGACTGTTCAATACATTTACACCGCCCCAGCCGGACGAGCCAAAATCTTATGGAGGCTATTATACACATGAAGATATCAAAGAACTGGTGGCCTATGCAAAGGCCCGGTTTATCAATATCATTCCCGAAATTGACGTTCCGGGGCATAGCCTTGCGGCTATTGCAGCTTATCCGGAGCTTTCCTGTACCGAAGGTGCCGATAAATACCAGGTGCGTTCCGGTGAGCCGATCATGGACTGGTCGCACGGTGCTCCTCCAATAGCGCTGATCGATAATACGCTTTGTCCGGCCAACGAAAAGGTATACGGCTTTATGGATAAAGTAATGACGGAAGTGGCTCAGTTATTCCCGTTCCCGTATATCCACGTAGGTGGTGATGAAGCACCGCATAATTTCTGGGAAAAAAGCCCGCAGGTGCAGGCACTGATGAAAAAGGAAAAGTTAAAAACCATACCACAGGTACAGGCTTATTTTGAAAAGCGTCTTGAAAAGATTGTAAATGCCAAAGGTAAAAAGCTGATGGGCTGGGACGAGATCCTGGAGGGGGGCATTTCACCCACAGCAGCATTGATGAGCTGGCGGGGAGAGCAACACGGCATTGAAGCATCAAAGTCGAAACACTATGTGGTCATGAGTCCCACACAATTCGCCTATATTGATTACATGCAGGGTGATGTTAGTACGGAAGTACCCATTTATGCATCCCTTCGGTTATCACAGACCTATAAATTCAATCCCGTGCCGGCGGGGGCCAACGCAAAATACATCCTGGGAGGCCAGGCCAATTTGTGGACAGAAAATGTATACACCATACGTCAGGCCGAATACATGACCTGGCCACGGGGATTGGCAATCGCTGAGTCTGTATGGTCTCCACTGGAAAAAAAAGACTGGAAAAAATTTGCGGCAAAAACAGAGGCATTCTTCAGTCGCTTTGATGCGGCCGAGATCAAATATTCACCGGCAATTTATGATCCCATTGTTGCGGTTTCCAAAAAAGAGGGCGCTTATTTTGTAACGCTGACACCTGAGATCGAGGGGCTTGACATTTATACCAGCTTTGACAATTCAGCTCCGGATCGTTTTTATCCGAAATATAAAGAACCCTTACAGATACCTAAGGATGCCGACGAGCTGCGCATTATTACTTACAAAGGGAAAAAAGAGATCGGCCGTCAGATGACGATAAAAGTGGCGGATCTTAAAAAGCGTGCGAAATAA
- a CDS encoding FAD:protein FMN transferase has product MRRILQAGGCLLGGILLVFVVAGFKKASPLKAFHINGFAQGTTYHITYYAPDSSLTREQTDSIFTAIDSSLSVYKPYSLITRFNKEKRGLVPDKHLKKVVTKAHEVSRASKGIFDITVMPLVKLWGFGPDGRSKTVPTPQQVKAVLSYVGYQKLYFKGDSLLKKDPRITIDVNGIAQGYTVDVIAGFLEDRGVQHYLVEVGGEIRIKGRKQPSGERMKIGVESPSDQEDGNQPVLIKTIFLDNGAVTTSGKYRNFYQNGNKKISHLIDPRTGYTLQNEMISVTILAKDGITADAYDNVFMGLHLNEAFAFLKEHPGMEGYFIYTKANGTVADTASAGFEALKNRN; this is encoded by the coding sequence ATGCGGAGAATTTTACAAGCAGGCGGTTGCTTATTGGGCGGTATTTTGCTGGTTTTTGTAGTTGCGGGATTTAAAAAAGCATCGCCGCTCAAAGCTTTTCATATTAACGGTTTTGCCCAGGGCACTACGTACCATATTACGTATTACGCACCGGACAGCAGCCTGACCCGAGAGCAGACAGACAGCATTTTTACGGCTATTGACAGTTCTCTATCTGTTTACAAGCCCTATTCGCTGATTACAAGATTCAATAAAGAAAAACGGGGGCTGGTGCCGGATAAGCACCTGAAAAAAGTGGTAACAAAGGCACACGAGGTTTCCAGGGCTTCAAAAGGTATTTTTGATATTACCGTGATGCCGCTGGTGAAGCTCTGGGGCTTTGGGCCCGATGGAAGATCCAAAACGGTGCCCACCCCGCAGCAGGTGAAAGCTGTGCTGTCCTATGTAGGCTATCAGAAATTGTATTTTAAGGGGGATAGCCTGCTGAAAAAAGACCCGCGGATCACAATTGATGTAAATGGAATTGCCCAGGGATATACCGTAGATGTGATTGCCGGTTTCCTGGAAGACAGGGGCGTTCAGCATTACCTGGTTGAAGTAGGAGGAGAAATACGGATAAAAGGCCGAAAGCAGCCCTCGGGGGAGCGTATGAAAATAGGTGTGGAAAGTCCTTCTGATCAGGAAGATGGAAACCAGCCGGTATTAATCAAAACGATTTTTTTGGATAATGGTGCGGTGACCACTTCCGGTAAATACCGCAATTTTTACCAGAACGGCAATAAAAAGATATCCCACCTCATCGACCCCCGTACCGGCTACACGCTTCAAAATGAAATGATCAGCGTAACGATCCTGGCTAAGGATGGGATAACGGCAGATGCCTATGATAACGTATTTATGGGACTACACCTCAATGAAGCTTTTGCCTTTTTAAAAGAACATCCCGGAATGGAAGGCTATTTCATCTACACAAAAGCAAACGGAACCGTGGCCGATACGGCTTCAGCAGGCTTTGAAGCGCTGAAAAACCGTAACTAA
- a CDS encoding HlyD family secretion protein gives MTANATGKIHYSNDIRNNTAVKEGQYLAVMQNAADSGELSKIISILRSNRNKLYNYGYLLRILPKNVSLGELNPYYYGLLKAINDCHDFYSLNAIGQEIHGLKNQTEQSRKILSYQQDELAQKNENLSISYRLLTRDSVLHQQEVLSDVDYDKSSLSHKSSVAAHYQLHKEMEANRENIIGNADKITQLQITKSAKENELQLSLVSSYDAMLSNFLLWEEKYVIKAPISGKIELLGFIKNNDYVLTGQEIMAVVPEKTGLRGEMYLPTIGAGKVKVGSEVIVKLDNYPYEEFGSINGTVLSVSQIPKQKSGQDQALKTQTTTPNDYLVLVGFPDSLKTNYGTKLKFQYDLKGAGEIVANKRRLIERLFDNLRYRTEKK, from the coding sequence TTGACAGCGAATGCAACCGGAAAAATACATTACAGCAACGATATCCGGAATAATACCGCAGTTAAAGAGGGACAGTACCTTGCGGTTATGCAGAATGCTGCAGATTCCGGAGAGCTTTCGAAAATTATTTCCATACTGAGAAGCAACAGGAACAAGCTTTATAATTATGGGTATCTTTTGAGGATACTTCCGAAAAATGTTTCACTAGGAGAGTTAAATCCCTATTATTATGGCTTACTAAAAGCAATTAATGATTGTCACGATTTTTATTCCTTGAATGCCATTGGTCAGGAGATACACGGTTTAAAAAACCAGACGGAGCAGAGCCGGAAAATTTTGTCTTATCAGCAAGATGAGCTCGCTCAGAAAAATGAAAACCTTTCCATTTCGTATCGGTTATTAACAAGGGACTCTGTTCTGCACCAGCAGGAAGTGCTTTCAGACGTAGATTATGACAAATCATCTCTTTCACATAAATCTTCAGTTGCAGCGCATTATCAGTTGCATAAAGAAATGGAAGCTAACAGGGAGAATATTATTGGAAATGCCGATAAAATAACACAATTGCAGATAACAAAAAGCGCTAAGGAAAACGAGCTTCAGTTATCATTGGTATCATCTTATGATGCAATGCTGAGTAACTTTTTGCTATGGGAAGAAAAATATGTAATTAAAGCTCCCATTTCGGGGAAAATTGAGTTGTTAGGATTTATTAAAAATAATGACTATGTTTTAACGGGGCAGGAAATTATGGCGGTAGTTCCTGAAAAAACAGGCTTGAGGGGTGAAATGTATTTACCAACAATTGGAGCTGGAAAGGTAAAAGTGGGCAGCGAGGTAATAGTAAAACTGGATAATTATCCTTATGAAGAGTTCGGCTCAATAAATGGAACGGTTTTGTCGGTTTCCCAAATACCCAAACAAAAATCCGGCCAGGACCAGGCTTTAAAAACGCAGACAACGACTCCGAATGACTACTTGGTGCTGGTTGGCTTTCCCGATAGCCTGAAAACAAATTATGGGACAAAATTAAAATTCCAATATGATTTAAAGGGGGCTGGAGAGATCGTTGCTAACAAAAGGCGGTTGATTGAACGTCTTTTCGACAATCTCCGGTATCGCACGGAGAAAAAATAG
- a CDS encoding IS3 family transposase (programmed frameshift), giving the protein MKKTRFTETQIVSVLKRQEGGIPTKELCRELGISEATFYNWKSKYGGMEASDVKRMKELEEENARLKRMYANLAMDNEILRDLFFKKRLGPATKRQLSKELVKERKIPVSRACKIISLPRSQYYYASVKDDSAVIEALQELAFAHPSYGFRKLFAYLRRSGKNWNHKKVYRVYKQLKLNKKRKGKRRLPARIKHPLQQPETVNKVWSMDFMSDSMTGNRKFRTFNVIDDCSREALAIEVDTSISSRRVIRTLNRVIESNGKPMAVRVDNGPEFTSKDFELWAKGQGISILYIQPGRPMQNGYIERFNRLYREAVLDAYLFFDLYQVRVLTQEWMEEYNHKRPHESLDNLTPLEYKKLAGEKKNTQLIAV; this is encoded by the exons ATGAAAAAGACAAGATTCACAGAGACACAGATTGTTTCAGTCTTAAAGCGCCAGGAAGGCGGTATACCGACCAAAGAACTCTGTCGTGAACTGGGTATATCCGAAGCCACTTTCTACAATTGGAAGAGTAAGTATGGCGGCATGGAAGCCTCAGATGTGAAGCGCATGAAAGAGTTGGAAGAAGAGAATGCCCGGTTAAAACGCATGTATGCGAACCTGGCAATGGATAACGAGATATTAAGGGATTTGTTCT TCAAAAAAAGGCTGGGCCCTGCCACCAAAAGGCAATTAAGCAAGGAGCTTGTAAAGGAGCGAAAGATACCGGTGAGCCGGGCCTGTAAGATAATCTCATTACCACGATCCCAATATTATTATGCGTCAGTCAAGGACGATTCAGCAGTAATAGAAGCCTTGCAGGAGTTGGCATTTGCCCATCCATCGTATGGCTTCAGGAAGCTCTTTGCATATTTACGGCGCTCAGGAAAAAACTGGAACCATAAAAAGGTTTATCGTGTGTATAAGCAGTTAAAACTTAACAAAAAGCGCAAGGGTAAAAGAAGACTCCCGGCACGTATAAAACATCCCCTGCAACAACCCGAAACGGTAAATAAAGTATGGAGTATGGATTTTATGAGCGATAGCATGACAGGTAACCGGAAGTTCAGAACCTTCAATGTAATCGATGATTGCAGTCGGGAGGCATTGGCTATTGAAGTGGATACCTCAATATCTTCAAGGCGGGTGATCAGGACACTCAACAGGGTTATCGAAAGCAATGGTAAGCCCATGGCCGTAAGAGTGGATAATGGTCCGGAGTTTACCTCAAAGGATTTTGAACTGTGGGCGAAGGGACAAGGGATTAGTATCCTGTATATCCAACCCGGAAGACCTATGCAAAACGGCTACATTGAACGATTTAACCGACTTTACAGGGAAGCTGTATTGGATGCATATTTGTTTTTTGATCTCTACCAGGTAAGGGTACTAACACAGGAATGGATGGAAGAATACAATCACAAAAGACCACACGAGTCACTGGACAACCTGACACCGCTTGAATACAAAAAGTTGGCTGGTGAAAAGAAAAATACTCAACTTATAGCTGTCTGA
- a CDS encoding phosphodiester glycosidase family protein, whose product MKSFKNWKLLLLAGVLISCNKDYKDTSTALVGDKGAPSITGLSRVTGDIGDTLKIMGTFPKGGDVFFGNQQLSVVSANETEIVVVVPYGTGSAFVSVNAGALRSNKVTFTYNLPPAKEGVRIGDNYYEVDTASLIEIGPGTKYMLLNLRDKYTDNHLKVHLTFMDAGNPYLSFKPVLGKDTVPSMETVPNMAVRKSKAGSRYFVGINGDLFNNTFTAPPGINHQGRVNGSCIIDGLITNINYNFPAYAPVYFKGNSIYFDEFEFNSYVRLPNGQKIDIKNINNNRAQDDLILYNAVKGKHTITNPFGTEMSVTPVTSWGDYTNAQVRVNAKTIRADNKGSMPIPAGGAVISAHDFSADILNAANVGDILTVVNYAKRTEDGTIAQQMISGDLRILKNGNQQSPGIARAARTAIGASADKSTVVFCVIDLIPGVSVGASTTDLADILKLYGASDAVNLNGGAFSTMYVKGAGYNNAGLVNLPGNTTTAPNVGNGMFVISTAPDDATVVKLVADLYSVRVKTNGIIAPRFYGLNRYGHIVASYASGVTLSGGEDLGVISGTTFTAGTITGRAKIFGTYNGMTAGFTVNVVP is encoded by the coding sequence ATGAAAAGCTTTAAGAACTGGAAATTACTGCTGCTGGCAGGAGTCTTGATTTCCTGTAATAAAGATTATAAAGATACCAGCACAGCACTCGTTGGCGATAAGGGAGCACCGTCCATTACCGGTTTGAGCCGGGTTACGGGCGATATCGGCGACACGCTGAAGATCATGGGTACTTTTCCAAAGGGAGGCGATGTTTTTTTTGGCAACCAACAGCTAAGCGTGGTCTCAGCAAATGAAACCGAAATCGTGGTGGTAGTGCCTTATGGTACCGGAAGTGCCTTTGTCTCCGTGAACGCCGGAGCTCTGAGGTCAAACAAGGTGACTTTTACCTATAACCTCCCTCCTGCAAAAGAGGGGGTCAGGATCGGAGATAATTACTATGAGGTTGATACAGCTTCGCTAATAGAGATCGGCCCTGGAACAAAATATATGCTCCTGAATCTGAGAGATAAGTATACCGACAATCATTTAAAAGTACATCTGACATTTATGGATGCAGGCAACCCTTATCTGTCGTTCAAGCCTGTGCTTGGTAAGGATACAGTTCCAAGTATGGAAACTGTTCCCAATATGGCGGTAAGAAAATCTAAAGCGGGAAGCAGGTATTTCGTTGGAATCAATGGGGATTTATTTAATAACACCTTTACAGCTCCTCCTGGCATCAATCACCAGGGTAGAGTTAACGGCTCCTGTATTATTGATGGCCTTATAACAAATATAAACTATAATTTCCCCGCCTATGCCCCGGTGTATTTTAAAGGAAATTCCATTTACTTTGATGAATTTGAGTTCAATTCTTATGTGCGGTTACCTAATGGTCAAAAAATTGACATTAAGAACATAAATAATAATAGAGCTCAGGATGATTTAATTCTTTACAATGCAGTTAAAGGAAAGCATACCATTACCAACCCTTTTGGTACGGAAATGAGTGTGACTCCGGTAACTTCGTGGGGTGATTACACAAATGCTCAGGTGCGTGTGAATGCAAAAACTATAAGAGCAGACAACAAAGGTAGTATGCCAATTCCTGCAGGTGGAGCGGTTATTTCCGCACATGACTTTTCTGCGGATATTTTAAATGCTGCCAATGTGGGCGATATCTTAACCGTGGTGAATTATGCAAAACGAACTGAAGACGGAACTATAGCGCAACAGATGATTTCTGGAGATCTGCGGATTCTGAAAAACGGAAATCAGCAAAGCCCGGGTATAGCCAGGGCCGCAAGAACCGCTATTGGCGCATCAGCTGATAAATCGACGGTTGTATTTTGTGTTATAGACCTGATTCCAGGTGTTTCTGTAGGAGCCTCCACTACAGACCTTGCGGATATTTTAAAATTGTATGGCGCTTCAGATGCAGTCAACCTTAATGGCGGAGCCTTCAGCACAATGTATGTAAAAGGCGCTGGTTATAATAATGCCGGGCTTGTAAACCTTCCGGGTAATACAACCACGGCACCCAATGTGGGCAACGGTATGTTTGTTATATCCACCGCACCGGATGATGCTACCGTCGTAAAACTGGTGGCGGATCTGTATTCAGTTCGGGTAAAGACAAATGGAATAATTGCTCCAAGATTTTATGGATTAAACCGATACGGCCATATTGTTGCTTCTTATGCCAGTGGAGTTACGTTAAGCGGTGGTGAAGATTTGGGAGTGATTTCGGGAACTACGTTTACCGCCGGCACGATAACCGGCCGTGCAAAAATATTTGGTACTTATAATGGTATGACGGCGGGATTTACCGTGAATGTTGTACCATAA
- a CDS encoding DUF1735 domain-containing protein, translated as MDKLKRVRNYMAILLLLGMASCAKENLPAAEAELQSYGKLYFVQASLTGNINFRLYVDTDKRDTAFNLMNVTLGGMEPADHDVPVQFQVLDQSYVDAYNNQKSMSAKLLPQANYVLDKDVVIKRGTSTTGTLPIKIKLDGLSNGDVYILPVKFVSSDPAYEVDAQKQVAYYVFTCKLLPVGKYMGNIPQVTDPRARLFDFYDDLMLRDTAGNLWVYPLKGRETIGEPVKVATGFGNVISLFFNAGYNRLIGIVTDGLYANCIVSWTITNMPDVKIGDPFLAYKSTDYIDRFGNSFFPAENGVWYGTHYTPVPLATLFYGFIGLNASGTAAARNNIGSGFHRDVYKGMCTINNGVVANHPTGLLLYLMNPGGATFTSNRWQIGNGFWNYYHFISYKLRDLIAIRKNGDLIRYKNFDIYGFYTANE; from the coding sequence ATGGATAAATTAAAAAGGGTCAGGAACTATATGGCGATCCTGCTGTTACTGGGGATGGCTTCCTGTGCAAAAGAAAACCTTCCGGCTGCAGAAGCGGAACTTCAATCTTATGGGAAATTATATTTTGTACAGGCCAGCCTCACCGGAAATATTAATTTCAGGCTTTATGTAGATACGGATAAAAGAGATACCGCCTTCAACCTGATGAATGTAACGCTTGGAGGTATGGAACCGGCCGATCATGATGTGCCGGTACAGTTCCAGGTGCTGGACCAGTCTTATGTAGACGCCTATAATAACCAGAAATCGATGTCGGCAAAATTGCTGCCACAGGCTAATTATGTGCTGGATAAAGATGTGGTAATAAAACGGGGAACCAGTACAACGGGCACGCTGCCGATCAAAATAAAACTGGATGGGTTATCAAACGGAGATGTATATATATTGCCGGTAAAATTTGTAAGTAGTGATCCGGCTTATGAAGTGGATGCGCAAAAGCAGGTAGCGTATTACGTATTTACCTGTAAGCTGCTCCCGGTGGGTAAGTATATGGGCAATATTCCGCAGGTCACAGACCCGCGGGCACGGCTCTTTGATTTCTATGATGACCTGATGTTGCGGGATACAGCCGGAAATTTATGGGTATATCCGCTGAAAGGTCGGGAAACGATCGGTGAGCCTGTAAAAGTGGCAACAGGGTTTGGAAATGTGATTTCCTTATTTTTTAATGCGGGTTATAACCGGCTCATAGGCATTGTAACTGATGGGCTGTATGCAAATTGTATTGTGAGCTGGACCATTACCAACATGCCTGATGTAAAGATCGGCGACCCGTTCCTGGCATATAAGTCAACCGATTATATCGACCGGTTTGGAAATAGTTTCTTTCCGGCTGAAAATGGGGTGTGGTATGGTACTCATTATACCCCGGTGCCGCTGGCCACGCTCTTTTACGGCTTTATCGGCTTAAACGCCAGTGGTACAGCGGCTGCAAGAAACAATATTGGTTCCGGCTTTCACAGAGACGTTTACAAAGGAATGTGCACGATTAACAACGGGGTAGTGGCAAATCATCCTACAGGATTGCTGCTTTACCTGATGAACCCGGGCGGCGCCACGTTCACATCCAATCGCTGGCAGATCGGCAACGGGTTCTGGAATTACTATCATTTCATTTCATATAAATTACGCGATCTGATAGCCATACGTAAGAACGGCGATCTGATACGCTACAAGAATTTTGATATTTACGGGTTTTACACAGCTAACGAGTAG
- a CDS encoding alkaline phosphatase family protein, giving the protein MMRKKLYSIATGVFVGSVLLAGCKKFADPGVQIEEYKADTTVRSVSNQRKMLLINIDGLAADVLQALKPATLQSLLQNGKYSFSTATNLPVNNTAALGSMFTGNFETRLWDSTFYAVPVDSTNTIPVPLNMTAFRYIHDVFPSKKLAAVADWPNLVKTLLGDADKKVVTTSDAETKTSVENILRSENMDVVFARFSSVQKAGSQYGYKTGAEYEAAIRTVDTYIGDIMSALKSRPTYNAEKWLTVVTTTQVSDTLLTTKNWQDSPLKIPSFIIAHHKGFSGQDITKLNPAIVAKNEDLAAIMLYWLQVSKPNTMVSGSSWLDRFELEFLTK; this is encoded by the coding sequence ATGATGAGAAAGAAATTATACAGCATCGCAACAGGCGTCTTTGTAGGAAGTGTGTTGCTGGCAGGATGTAAAAAGTTTGCAGATCCCGGAGTACAGATCGAGGAGTACAAAGCTGATACAACCGTACGGTCGGTTTCAAACCAGCGGAAGATGCTGCTGATTAATATCGATGGGCTGGCGGCGGATGTGTTGCAGGCGCTAAAACCTGCAACCCTTCAATCGCTCCTGCAAAATGGAAAATATTCTTTTAGCACGGCAACCAACCTGCCGGTGAATAATACGGCGGCCCTCGGCTCCATGTTTACCGGCAATTTTGAAACCCGCTTGTGGGACAGTACATTTTATGCGGTACCGGTAGACAGCACCAACACCATTCCGGTGCCCTTAAATATGACAGCATTCCGTTATATCCACGACGTGTTCCCTTCAAAAAAGCTGGCGGCTGTTGCGGATTGGCCGAACCTGGTGAAAACCTTACTGGGTGATGCCGACAAAAAAGTAGTCACTACAAGCGATGCGGAAACAAAGACCAGTGTTGAAAACATACTCAGGTCGGAGAACATGGATGTGGTATTTGCCCGGTTTTCTTCCGTACAAAAAGCAGGAAGTCAATACGGCTATAAAACCGGTGCCGAATATGAAGCAGCCATCAGAACCGTAGATACCTATATCGGCGATATCATGAGTGCGTTGAAAAGCCGGCCGACATACAACGCTGAAAAATGGCTGACGGTAGTGACCACAACCCAGGTGAGCGACACATTGCTGACTACAAAAAACTGGCAGGATTCACCGCTTAAAATTCCCAGTTTTATCATCGCACATCACAAAGGGTTCTCGGGCCAGGATATCACAAAACTAAATCCCGCAATTGTAGCAAAAAATGAAGACCTGGCGGCAATAATGCTTTATTGGTTGCAGGTTTCCAAGCCCAATACGATGGTCAGCGGAAGCTCCTGGCTGGATCGTTTTGAGCTGGAGTTTTTAACAAAGTAA